The following proteins are encoded in a genomic region of Enterocloster clostridioformis:
- a CDS encoding V-type ATP synthase subunit D produces MDPNTFPTKGNLIAAKNSLGLAYMGYGLMDKKRNILIRELMELIDEAKGIQSEIDSTFRAAYAALQKANIELGINYVQEIGASVPVDDRVKIKARSIMGTEIPLVQHESRPLALTYGFYNTTESLDEARYHFEKVKELTIKLSMVENSAYRLANSIKKTQKRANALKNITIPHYEDLSKSISNALEEKEREEFTRLKVIKRNKEKV; encoded by the coding sequence ATGGATCCAAATACATTTCCCACCAAAGGCAACCTGATAGCTGCAAAGAATTCACTGGGCCTGGCCTATATGGGCTACGGACTCATGGATAAAAAGCGGAATATACTGATTCGGGAGCTGATGGAGCTGATTGACGAGGCAAAGGGAATCCAGTCTGAGATCGACAGCACCTTCCGGGCGGCGTATGCGGCCCTCCAGAAGGCAAATATCGAACTGGGCATCAACTATGTCCAGGAGATAGGAGCGTCTGTGCCTGTGGATGACCGGGTGAAGATTAAGGCCAGAAGCATCATGGGAACTGAGATTCCCCTGGTCCAGCATGAATCGCGGCCTTTAGCCCTGACCTATGGTTTTTATAACACCACGGAGTCCCTGGATGAGGCCAGATACCATTTTGAGAAGGTAAAGGAGCTGACTATCAAGCTTTCCATGGTGGAAAACTCCGCCTACCGGCTGGCCAATTCCATTAAAAAGACCCAGAAACGGGCCAATGCACTTAAGAACATCACCATACCTCATTATGAGGACCTGAGCAAGTCCATCTCCAATGCGCTGGAGGAAAAGGAGAGGGAGGAATTTACCCGCCTCAAGGTAATCAAGCGCAATAAAGAGAAGGTGTAG
- a CDS encoding MazG family protein, protein MYTFDDLVGIIAKLRSPEGCPWDREQTFESLKKCLSDETQEVFQAIDNNDMENLCEELGDVLLQVILNSQIAKEEGRFTIDDVIDGLCRKMVRRHPHVFGGVKVNSVEEGTALWNQIKMQEKAKKP, encoded by the coding sequence ATGTATACATTTGACGACCTTGTGGGAATAATAGCAAAGCTGCGGTCGCCTGAGGGCTGCCCCTGGGACAGGGAGCAGACCTTTGAGAGCCTGAAAAAATGTCTGTCTGACGAGACCCAGGAGGTATTTCAGGCCATAGACAACAATGATATGGAAAACCTGTGCGAGGAACTGGGGGACGTGCTGCTCCAGGTTATCCTGAACAGCCAGATTGCGAAGGAGGAAGGCAGGTTTACTATCGACGATGTAATTGACGGTTTATGCCGGAAAATGGTCCGAAGGCACCCCCACGTATTTGGCGGTGTAAAGGTGAATTCCGTGGAGGAAGGGACCGCCCTCTGGAATCAGATAAAAATGCAGGAAAAAGCCAAAAAACCTTGA
- a CDS encoding HU family DNA-binding protein, whose protein sequence is MNKTELIAAVAEKAELSKKDAEKAVKAFTDAVSEELVKGGKVQLVGFGTFEVSERAAREGRNPKTGKTMTIEASKTPKFKAGKALKDEVNK, encoded by the coding sequence ATGAACAAGACAGAATTAATTGCAGCAGTTGCCGAGAAGGCAGAGCTTTCTAAGAAAGACGCGGAGAAGGCAGTTAAGGCTTTCACTGACGCTGTATCTGAGGAGCTGGTAAAAGGCGGAAAAGTACAGTTAGTGGGCTTCGGAACCTTTGAAGTATCTGAGAGAGCTGCAAGAGAGGGAAGAAATCCCAAGACTGGTAAGACGATGACCATCGAGGCTTCCAAGACTCCAAAGTTCAAAGCTGGCAAGGCATTAAAGGATGAGGTTAATAAATAA
- a CDS encoding RNA-binding S4 domain-containing protein, translating to MRLDKFLKVSRLIKRRTVANEACDAGRVLVNDKPAKASVSVKTGDIIEIQFGAKAVKVEVLDVQETVKKDEAKELYRYI from the coding sequence ATGAGATTGGACAAGTTTCTGAAAGTTTCCCGCCTTATCAAGCGCAGAACCGTAGCCAATGAGGCATGCGACGCAGGACGCGTGTTGGTGAATGATAAGCCGGCAAAGGCGTCCGTCAGCGTGAAAACAGGTGATATCATCGAGATTCAGTTCGGAGCCAAGGCTGTTAAGGTGGAGGTTCTGGACGTACAGGAAACTGTGAAGAAGGATGAGGCTAAGGAACTTTACCGTTATATTTAA
- the yabP gene encoding sporulation protein YabP: protein MEEKIGSNRQHKLILQNRSKGNITGICDVVSFDENAVVLDTDMGLLTIKGKELHVSRLTLEKGEVDIEGTIDSMVYSSNEALRKSGESLFTRLFK, encoded by the coding sequence ATGGAAGAAAAGATTGGAAGCAATCGTCAGCATAAGCTTATACTGCAGAACCGGAGCAAGGGAAATATCACCGGCATATGCGATGTGGTGTCCTTTGATGAAAACGCAGTTGTCCTGGATACGGATATGGGGCTGCTTACCATCAAGGGGAAGGAGCTTCATGTAAGCCGCCTTACCCTGGAAAAGGGAGAGGTGGACATAGAGGGAACCATAGACAGCATGGTCTACAGTTCCAATGAAGCCCTCAGAAAGTCGGGGGAATCCCTGTTCACCCGGCTGTTTAAGTAG
- the yabQ gene encoding spore cortex biosynthesis protein YabQ, whose amino-acid sequence MSSRIQYEAWLMVLSLVTGGWLMLAYDTLRVFRLIIRHGPFWTGVEDFLYWLYAGLVTFILLYEQNDGVFRAYVIGGVFAGMILYDRFISRIFLKCLKKAGKCLRMIISRHRQKAVCSPEKDGAGD is encoded by the coding sequence ATGAGCAGCAGGATTCAGTATGAAGCCTGGCTGATGGTGCTCAGCCTGGTCACAGGCGGTTGGCTCATGCTGGCCTATGACACCCTCAGGGTGTTCCGCCTGATTATCCGCCACGGCCCTTTCTGGACGGGGGTGGAGGATTTTTTGTATTGGCTCTATGCGGGGCTTGTGACCTTTATTCTGCTCTATGAGCAGAATGACGGCGTATTCAGGGCCTATGTCATAGGAGGGGTATTTGCCGGGATGATTCTGTACGACAGGTTTATCAGCAGAATTTTCTTGAAGTGCTTGAAAAAAGCCGGCAAATGCCTTAGAATGATTATCAGCAGGCACAGACAGAAAGCTGTCTGCAGCCCGGAAAAAGACGGAGCTGGTGATTGA
- a CDS encoding septum formation initiator family protein, which translates to MRSYGKSRRVRRDKWTNRMAIMGITLVVMFLAVAINIKGADLKKSDLEYSIREQNLEQQKEEEEKRTAQLQEYKIYVKTKQYAEEVAKEKLGLVNPDEILLKPTE; encoded by the coding sequence ATGAGATCCTACGGTAAATCAAGACGCGTAAGGCGTGACAAATGGACCAACCGCATGGCCATCATGGGTATTACCCTGGTAGTCATGTTTTTGGCTGTGGCAATCAATATAAAGGGCGCCGACCTTAAGAAATCGGACCTGGAATACAGCATCCGCGAACAGAACCTGGAGCAGCAGAAGGAAGAGGAAGAAAAGCGGACCGCCCAGCTGCAGGAATACAAGATTTACGTCAAGACCAAGCAGTATGCGGAGGAAGTGGCCAAAGAAAAGCTGGGGCTTGTGAATCCTGATGAGATTCTGCTGAAGCCTACGGAGTGA
- a CDS encoding SpoIIE family protein phosphatase, whose translation MFIREREVKGRTDVNYYTARRLGDMADSLNQLARAFDDGIEKNGQLTKDDGLAAMQASAALVCENCSRCNLYADSEKEDSYYLYYLLRAFEQKGHIDFEDMPQMFQSGCRKKEDYLAQLNRSLGRATMNLSWKNRFLESRDAVISQFRELSVILEEFSRQIDRARDITDEYEYILKKHFRRYHVALGNLLLLEYENGQKEAFLTVRTTNGRCITSKDAALIMGEVMDGTRWSPAKDSRSIITKQYETVRFLEEGGYRMLYGASRIPKKGEKYSGDNYTFCESPGNQVVMSLSDGMGSGEAAARESKQVVELTEQLLETGFSPRAALKLVNTVLLLAGPEQHPATLDLSCIDLHTGVLEAMKLGAVPTFIIGEEGVEIMEAGEVPMGILNGVEPVLMSRKLWEGDRIVMVSDGVLDALPGDDKEQAMQQYLESVEEMGPQELADQVLDFAVSFIPAPRDDMTVLAAGIWKRRS comes from the coding sequence GTGTTTATCAGAGAACGGGAAGTAAAGGGAAGAACAGATGTAAATTATTATACGGCCAGGAGACTGGGGGATATGGCAGATTCCTTAAACCAGCTGGCCAGGGCCTTTGACGACGGTATAGAGAAGAACGGGCAGCTGACAAAGGATGATGGACTGGCTGCCATGCAGGCCAGCGCTGCCCTGGTGTGCGAGAACTGCAGCAGGTGTAATCTGTATGCGGACAGCGAGAAGGAGGACAGCTATTACCTCTATTATCTTCTGCGGGCATTTGAGCAGAAGGGCCATATTGATTTTGAGGACATGCCCCAGATGTTCCAGAGCGGCTGCCGGAAGAAGGAGGATTATCTTGCCCAACTGAACCGGAGCCTGGGAAGGGCTACCATGAACCTGTCCTGGAAGAACCGTTTCCTGGAGAGCAGGGACGCGGTTATATCCCAGTTCAGGGAGCTGTCGGTGATACTGGAGGAATTTTCCCGCCAGATTGACCGCGCAAGGGATATTACGGACGAGTATGAATACATACTGAAAAAACATTTCAGGCGTTACCATGTTGCCCTGGGAAACCTTTTGCTTCTGGAGTACGAGAACGGGCAGAAGGAAGCCTTCCTCACGGTCAGGACCACCAACGGCCGCTGCATCACCTCCAAGGATGCGGCGCTGATCATGGGGGAGGTCATGGATGGCACGAGGTGGAGTCCGGCCAAGGACAGCCGCAGCATTATCACCAAACAGTATGAAACCGTGCGTTTTCTGGAGGAGGGAGGCTACCGTATGCTCTATGGCGCTTCCAGGATTCCAAAAAAGGGCGAGAAGTATTCCGGGGATAATTATACCTTTTGCGAGAGTCCCGGAAACCAGGTGGTCATGAGTCTTTCCGACGGAATGGGAAGCGGGGAGGCGGCAGCCAGGGAGAGCAAACAGGTGGTGGAACTGACGGAGCAGCTGCTGGAGACCGGATTTTCCCCAAGGGCGGCCCTTAAGCTGGTGAACACAGTGCTTTTGCTGGCAGGACCGGAACAGCATCCGGCCACCCTGGACCTTAGCTGCATTGATTTGCATACCGGCGTGCTGGAGGCAATGAAGCTGGGGGCGGTGCCAACCTTCATAATCGGGGAAGAGGGAGTGGAAATCATGGAAGCCGGGGAGGTTCCCATGGGAATTCTCAATGGGGTGGAGCCGGTGCTCATGTCAAGGAAGCTGTGGGAAGGGGACCGGATTGTCATGGTCAGCGACGGGGTATTGGATGCTCTGCCGGGAGATGACAAGGAACAGGCCATGCAGCAGTATCTGGAGAGCGTGGAGGAGATGGGACCCCAGGAACTGGCGGACCAGGTGCTGGATTTTGCGGTGTCCTTTATACCGGCTCCAAGGGATGATATGACGGTCCTGGCAGCTGGAATCTGGAAAAGACGCTCATAA
- the tilS gene encoding tRNA lysidine(34) synthetase TilS → MEGLERRVRETVEQYHMLDSGDRVVAAVSGGADSVCLLALLCTFREPWGVRIRALHVHHGLRGEEADRDADFVRSLCEGFHVPCHILKVDVRGFAAEKGMSEEEAGRFLRYEALEREAADWEDEDRTGPDGGSADSSVRPVKIAVAHHSGDQVETILHNLFRGSGLSGMKGIVYRRGRIIRPLLDVDRDCILKWLADHGLSYVQDSTNDTLHYTRNRIRNQLLPEIEQYVNRGAAGNILRLGHLAAQADEYLENQAAAWIKAHVRKNSGAYIPAEVFLGEPEILRSYVVMSLLKELGGASRDLGLVHVSQVMELAGRSVGKQVDLPYGLAAIREYEGIWLGRGDPAAEEGWGDLPIVDMEVFSRKKGMEFPKNVYTKWFDCDKIKGTPVVRTRCPGDYIVLADHNHKALNRFMIDEKIPRQMRDKIPLLADGSHVMWIIGYRMSEYYKIGPDTVRVLQAEAGQTRERKE, encoded by the coding sequence GTGGAAGGACTGGAGCGCAGGGTCAGAGAGACCGTGGAACAATATCATATGCTGGATTCGGGTGACCGGGTCGTTGCAGCAGTTTCAGGAGGGGCAGATTCCGTCTGCCTCTTAGCGTTGTTATGCACGTTTAGGGAACCGTGGGGAGTCAGGATCAGGGCACTCCATGTCCATCACGGGCTCAGGGGGGAGGAAGCTGACCGGGACGCGGATTTTGTCAGGTCATTGTGTGAAGGGTTTCATGTCCCCTGTCATATCCTAAAGGTAGATGTGCGCGGCTTCGCGGCTGAAAAGGGCATGTCTGAGGAGGAGGCGGGCCGTTTCCTGCGCTATGAGGCATTGGAGAGGGAGGCTGCGGATTGGGAAGATGAGGACCGGACAGGACCGGATGGCGGTTCGGCTGACAGCAGCGTCCGCCCTGTGAAAATCGCGGTGGCCCACCACAGCGGGGACCAGGTGGAAACCATACTTCACAATCTGTTCCGGGGAAGCGGCCTTTCCGGGATGAAGGGTATCGTCTACCGGAGAGGCAGGATTATCCGGCCGTTACTGGACGTGGACCGGGACTGCATCCTTAAGTGGCTGGCGGACCATGGCCTGTCCTATGTGCAGGATTCCACCAACGATACCCTTCACTACACACGGAACAGGATACGCAATCAGCTGCTGCCGGAGATTGAGCAGTATGTAAACAGGGGGGCGGCCGGTAATATATTGCGTCTGGGGCATCTGGCGGCACAGGCAGACGAGTACCTGGAAAATCAGGCGGCTGCCTGGATTAAGGCCCATGTGAGGAAAAACTCCGGGGCATACATTCCGGCAGAGGTGTTTCTGGGGGAACCGGAGATACTGAGGTCCTATGTGGTGATGTCGCTCCTTAAGGAGCTGGGAGGAGCTTCCAGGGACCTGGGGCTTGTTCATGTGAGCCAGGTCATGGAGCTGGCCGGGCGGTCCGTTGGAAAACAGGTGGATTTGCCCTACGGGCTGGCAGCCATAAGGGAGTATGAGGGAATCTGGTTGGGAAGAGGAGACCCGGCGGCAGAAGAAGGATGGGGTGACCTGCCTATTGTGGATATGGAGGTTTTTTCCCGGAAAAAAGGGATGGAATTTCCTAAAAATGTGTATACGAAATGGTTTGACTGTGATAAAATAAAGGGTACGCCCGTGGTAAGAACCAGGTGTCCGGGGGATTATATCGTCCTGGCGGACCATAACCACAAGGCGCTTAATCGTTTTATGATTGATGAGAAGATACCCAGACAGATGAGGGATAAGATACCCCTTCTGGCAGATGGCAGCCATGTGATGTGGATTATAGGCTACCGCATGAGCGAGTATTACAAGATAGGACCGGATACGGTCCGGGTGCTGCAGGCAGAGGCAGGCCAGACTCGAGAGAGAAAAGAATAG
- the hpt gene encoding hypoxanthine phosphoribosyltransferase, translating into MADRIRVLLTEEEVDKRINEVAAKISEDYAGKQVHMICILKGGVFFTCELAKRMTVPVSLDFMSVSSYGGGTVSSGVVRIVKDLDESLEGKDVLIVEDIIDSGRTLAYLIEVLKQRGPKSIHLCTLLDKPERRVKKQVKVDYTCFTIPDEFVVGYGLDYDQKYRNLPYIGVVELDAE; encoded by the coding sequence ATGGCTGACAGAATTCGTGTTTTATTGACGGAAGAGGAAGTCGATAAAAGGATCAACGAAGTAGCGGCAAAAATCAGCGAGGATTATGCAGGAAAGCAGGTCCACATGATATGCATATTAAAGGGCGGAGTATTCTTTACCTGCGAACTGGCTAAGAGGATGACGGTTCCGGTATCCCTGGACTTCATGTCCGTGTCCAGCTACGGCGGCGGCACTGTGTCCAGCGGCGTGGTCAGGATTGTGAAGGACCTGGATGAGTCCCTGGAAGGCAAGGATGTACTGATTGTGGAGGACATCATAGACTCTGGCCGCACACTGGCATATCTGATTGAGGTGTTGAAACAGAGAGGTCCAAAGAGCATCCATCTGTGTACACTTCTTGATAAGCCGGAGCGCAGGGTAAAGAAGCAGGTGAAGGTGGACTATACCTGCTTTACGATACCGGATGAATTTGTAGTGGGATATGGACTGGATTATGACCAGAAATACCGTAACCTGCCTTACATCGGAGTAGTAGAATTGGATGCAGAATAA
- the ftsH gene encoding ATP-dependent zinc metalloprotease FtsH, which yields MRQQQTFRGFIFILLMLILIATAVRFPYARQADKVTNQDFIKILEDGQAADVNIHQNPQTPTGEVVLTLLDGQVKRLYVSDVKDAQRLLDAHDMAYTTMDVPQENYLVTIILPFMLSIVVVVIIIMVMNRSAGGGGANARMMNFGKSRARMSRDSKVNFSNVAGLVEEKEELEEVVDFLKNPQKYTSVGARIPKGLLLVGPPGTGKTLLAKAVAGEAGVPFFSISGSDFVEMFVGVGASRVRDLFEEAKKNSPCIVFIDEIDAVARRRGTGMGGGHDEREQTLNQLLVEMDGFGVNEGIIVMAATNRVDILDPAILRPGRFDRKVAVGRPDVKGREEILKVHSKEKPLSEDVDLHRVAQTTSGFTGADLENLMNEAAIISARDNRRFIKQSDIDRAFVKVGIGAEKKSKVISEKDKKITAYHEAGHAILFHVLPDVGPVHTVSIIPTGIGAAGYTMPLPEKDEMFNTRGRMMQNIMVDLGGRIAEELIFDDITTGASQDIKQATQIARAMVTQYGMSEKVGMIQYGGDENEVFIGRDLAHTKSYGNEVADTIDSEVKRIIDECYQKAKDIIKQYDYVLHACAALLIEKEKISQSEFETLFTPAQ from the coding sequence GTGAGACAGCAGCAGACATTTAGAGGATTTATATTCATACTCCTGATGCTGATCTTAATCGCCACCGCAGTGAGATTCCCTTACGCAAGGCAGGCGGATAAGGTTACAAATCAGGATTTTATCAAGATACTGGAGGATGGCCAGGCGGCAGACGTGAACATCCACCAGAATCCGCAGACTCCCACGGGAGAAGTGGTACTGACCCTTTTGGACGGTCAGGTGAAGCGGCTTTATGTTTCGGATGTTAAGGACGCCCAAAGGCTTCTGGACGCCCATGACATGGCTTATACGACCATGGATGTGCCCCAGGAGAACTATCTGGTGACCATCATCCTGCCCTTCATGCTGTCCATTGTGGTGGTGGTCATCATCATCATGGTCATGAACCGGAGCGCGGGCGGCGGAGGCGCCAACGCCAGAATGATGAATTTTGGCAAGAGCCGGGCCAGGATGAGCCGGGACAGCAAGGTTAATTTCTCCAATGTAGCCGGTCTTGTGGAAGAAAAGGAAGAACTGGAAGAGGTGGTGGATTTCCTTAAGAATCCGCAGAAGTATACCAGTGTGGGGGCCAGGATACCAAAGGGCCTTCTTCTGGTAGGCCCTCCGGGAACCGGTAAAACCCTGCTTGCCAAGGCGGTGGCCGGCGAGGCGGGAGTTCCGTTTTTCTCCATATCAGGTTCTGATTTTGTGGAGATGTTCGTGGGCGTGGGCGCTTCCCGTGTCCGTGATTTGTTCGAGGAGGCCAAGAAGAACTCTCCCTGTATCGTGTTTATTGATGAGATTGACGCGGTTGCCCGCCGCAGAGGTACAGGTATGGGCGGCGGCCACGATGAGAGGGAGCAGACGCTGAACCAGCTGTTGGTTGAGATGGACGGCTTTGGCGTCAATGAAGGCATTATCGTCATGGCGGCCACCAACCGCGTGGATATCCTGGACCCGGCTATCCTTCGTCCGGGCCGTTTTGACAGGAAGGTAGCAGTGGGACGTCCCGACGTGAAGGGACGCGAGGAAATCCTTAAGGTCCATTCCAAGGAAAAGCCCCTCAGCGAGGATGTGGATCTGCACAGGGTAGCCCAAACCACCTCAGGCTTCACGGGAGCTGACCTGGAGAACCTGATGAATGAGGCTGCCATCATATCCGCCAGGGATAACCGCAGGTTCATCAAGCAGAGCGATATCGACCGGGCCTTTGTAAAGGTGGGAATCGGCGCGGAGAAGAAAAGCAAGGTAATATCCGAGAAGGATAAGAAGATAACGGCTTACCATGAGGCGGGCCACGCCATCCTGTTCCATGTGCTTCCGGATGTGGGACCAGTGCATACCGTGTCCATCATCCCCACGGGAATCGGGGCAGCCGGCTACACCATGCCCCTGCCTGAAAAGGATGAGATGTTCAATACCAGGGGCCGCATGATGCAGAATATCATGGTGGATTTAGGCGGCCGGATTGCGGAAGAGCTGATATTTGACGATATCACCACCGGCGCTTCCCAGGATATCAAGCAGGCCACCCAGATTGCCAGGGCCATGGTGACCCAGTACGGCATGTCTGAGAAGGTGGGAATGATTCAGTACGGCGGTGACGAGAACGAGGTATTCATCGGACGGGATCTGGCCCATACCAAGTCCTACGGCAATGAGGTGGCTGACACCATTGACAGCGAGGTCAAGCGAATCATTGACGAGTGTTATCAGAAGGCAAAGGACATCATCAAACAGTATGACTACGTTCTTCATGCCTGCGCCGCCCTGCTGATTGAGAAAGAGAAAATCAGCCAGTCTGAGTTTGAGACGCTGTTTACACCGGCACAGTAG
- a CDS encoding glycoside hydrolase family 13 protein, whose translation MEDNIKGCINRDALFSSETEDYRMPMEPDADDDVLLRMRTAKGNVDHVYYVEDKAEVEMTKARSDELFDYYEYEITVGTDQVLYHFKVVSEQDVCLYNRLGPTQDGQPCFDFKITPGFHTPEWAKGAVMYQIFVDRFCNGDESNDVESYEYVYIGRPVQKVTEWDRYPAAMDVGYFYGGDLQGIWDKLDYIKRLGVEAIYLNPVFVSPSNHKYDCQDYEHIDPHFARIEKDGGGLVRPDATDNREADRYVQRSAGKENLEASDAFFARFVEEVHKRGMRVILDGVFNHCGSFNKWLDAEGIYEHSGDYEAGAYESKSSPYHSFFQFHDDSDEAWPYNRTYDGWWGHDTLPKLNYENSEKLVEYILNVARKWVSPPYSIDGWRLDVAADLGHTAEYNHEFWRRFRQAVKEANPEALILAEHYGDPASWLEGDQWDSIMNYDAFMEPVTWFLTGMEKHSDSYNGGIWGDGEAFFNAMGYHMSRMQTNTVMTAMNQLSNHDHSRFLTRTNQMVGRIQTAGPEKAGHNIKPCVFREAVVIQMTWPGAPTLYYGDEAGVCGWTDPDSRRTYPWGKEDLELIEFHRYMTGIHRKIPVFRKGALKPLLAGYQKIAYGRMFGKYQAVAVISNSPDSQTMDIPVWQLGVTDDMVLGRPILTTETGYNAGVMLYRVKNGILKLNMPPYSAAVFVSRPDEFYPVVDSRFADDAAAAMEK comes from the coding sequence GTGGAAGATAATATAAAGGGATGTATCAACAGGGATGCCCTTTTTTCCTCTGAGACAGAGGATTACCGCATGCCAATGGAACCGGACGCAGATGATGATGTGCTGCTTCGCATGCGGACAGCGAAGGGCAATGTGGATCATGTATATTATGTGGAGGATAAAGCCGAGGTGGAGATGACCAAGGCCAGGTCCGATGAACTGTTTGATTATTACGAATACGAAATCACAGTAGGCACCGATCAGGTGCTTTATCACTTTAAAGTAGTATCTGAACAGGATGTCTGTCTTTATAACCGTCTGGGCCCTACACAGGATGGCCAGCCATGTTTTGATTTCAAGATTACCCCGGGATTTCACACGCCGGAATGGGCAAAGGGCGCGGTAATGTACCAGATTTTTGTGGACCGTTTCTGCAATGGAGATGAGAGCAATGATGTGGAATCATATGAGTATGTCTACATCGGCCGTCCGGTTCAGAAGGTCACGGAATGGGACCGGTACCCGGCTGCCATGGATGTGGGCTACTTTTACGGAGGGGATCTGCAGGGAATATGGGATAAGCTGGACTACATCAAGAGGCTGGGAGTGGAGGCCATATATCTGAATCCGGTATTTGTATCCCCCTCCAACCATAAGTACGACTGCCAGGATTACGAGCACATCGATCCCCATTTTGCCAGAATCGAGAAGGACGGAGGCGGCCTGGTCAGGCCTGATGCCACGGATAACCGGGAGGCTGACCGCTATGTGCAGCGCAGCGCGGGCAAGGAGAATCTGGAAGCCAGCGATGCGTTCTTTGCCCGGTTTGTGGAGGAAGTCCATAAGCGGGGGATGCGGGTGATTCTTGACGGGGTGTTCAACCACTGCGGTTCCTTTAACAAGTGGCTGGACGCAGAGGGAATATATGAGCATTCCGGCGACTATGAGGCAGGCGCCTATGAGAGCAAGAGCAGCCCATACCACAGCTTTTTCCAGTTCCATGACGACAGCGACGAGGCGTGGCCTTACAACAGGACGTACGACGGCTGGTGGGGGCACGATACCCTGCCTAAGTTAAATTATGAGAATTCTGAAAAATTGGTGGAATATATACTGAACGTGGCCAGGAAGTGGGTATCGCCCCCCTATTCCATTGATGGCTGGCGCCTGGACGTGGCTGCCGATTTAGGACACACGGCGGAATACAATCACGAATTCTGGCGCAGGTTCCGCCAGGCCGTAAAAGAGGCCAATCCGGAGGCGCTGATTTTGGCGGAGCACTACGGGGATCCGGCTTCCTGGCTGGAGGGGGATCAGTGGGATTCCATCATGAATTACGACGCGTTCATGGAACCGGTCACATGGTTTCTGACCGGTATGGAGAAGCACAGCGACAGTTATAACGGAGGCATATGGGGAGATGGTGAGGCTTTCTTTAACGCCATGGGATACCATATGAGCCGCATGCAGACCAACACGGTGATGACGGCCATGAACCAGTTGTCCAACCATGACCATTCCCGTTTCCTTACCAGGACCAATCAGATGGTAGGACGTATCCAGACTGCGGGGCCGGAAAAGGCGGGACATAACATAAAGCCCTGTGTGTTTAGGGAGGCAGTGGTGATTCAGATGACATGGCCGGGAGCTCCCACGCTTTATTATGGCGATGAGGCCGGAGTCTGCGGATGGACAGATCCGGACAGCAGGCGTACCTATCCATGGGGGAAAGAGGACTTAGAGCTCATAGAGTTCCACCGCTATATGACCGGTATCCACCGCAAGATACCGGTGTTCAGAAAGGGTGCGTTAAAGCCCCTTCTGGCCGGATACCAGAAGATTGCCTACGGGCGTATGTTCGGTAAGTATCAGGCCGTGGCGGTCATATCCAACAGTCCGGACAGCCAGACTATGGACATTCCGGTATGGCAGCTGGGCGTTACCGACGACATGGTGTTAGGCAGGCCCATTCTGACCACTGAGACAGGGTACAATGCGGGGGTTATGCTCTACCGTGTAAAGAACGGGATTTTGAAGCTGAACATGCCGCCTTACAGCGCAGCCGTGTTCGTTTCGCGGCCCGATGAATTTTATCCGGTGGTGGATTCCCGGTTTGCGGACGACGCGGCAGCTGCCATGGAGAAGTAG